Proteins encoded in a region of the Mycolicibacterium chitae genome:
- a CDS encoding glutamate--cysteine ligase — protein MGEQVKGANYTRAHRQEYRRKVQLCLDVFETMLAQSSFEFDRPLTGMEIECNLVDDGYQPAMTNTDVLASIADPAYQTELGAYNIEFNVPPRPLPGQSALELENEVRTSLNAAEEKATRGGTHIVMIGILPTLMPEHLDHNWMSDSARYRVLNDSIFTARGEDILIDIDGPERLSMYAETIAPESACTSMQLHLQVSPSGFADNWNAAQVLAGPQLAVGANSPYFFGHQLWAETRIELFAQSTDTRPDELKAQGVRPRVWFGERWITSIFDLFEENVRYFPSLLPEISDEDPVAELAAGRTPTLPELRLHNGTVYRWNRPVYDVVNGRPHLRVENRVLPAGPTVIDMMANSAFYYGVLRTLSEEDRPIWTKMSFAAAEENFHTAARHGMDARLYWPGLGSVTADELVLRALLPMAHEGLRRRGVAAEVRDRYLGVIEGRAKTGRTGAGWQVATVGALQERGLTRPQALAEMLRLYCERMHSNEPVHTWDGPARA, from the coding sequence GTGGGCGAACAGGTCAAGGGCGCGAACTACACCCGGGCGCACCGCCAGGAGTACCGGCGCAAGGTGCAGCTGTGCCTGGACGTCTTCGAAACCATGCTGGCGCAATCGAGTTTCGAGTTCGACCGGCCGCTGACCGGCATGGAGATCGAGTGCAACCTGGTCGACGACGGCTATCAGCCCGCCATGACCAACACCGATGTGCTGGCCTCCATCGCCGACCCGGCCTATCAGACCGAATTGGGCGCCTACAACATCGAATTCAACGTTCCGCCGCGGCCGCTGCCCGGTCAGTCCGCCCTGGAACTCGAGAACGAGGTGCGCACCAGCCTCAACGCCGCGGAGGAGAAGGCGACCCGCGGCGGCACCCACATCGTGATGATCGGCATCCTGCCCACGCTCATGCCCGAGCACCTCGACCACAACTGGATGAGCGATTCGGCGCGCTACCGGGTGCTCAACGACTCGATCTTCACCGCGCGCGGCGAGGACATCCTGATCGACATCGACGGCCCCGAGCGGCTGTCGATGTACGCCGAGACCATCGCCCCGGAGTCGGCGTGCACGAGCATGCAACTGCACCTGCAGGTTTCGCCGTCGGGGTTCGCCGACAACTGGAACGCCGCGCAGGTGTTGGCGGGCCCGCAGCTGGCCGTCGGCGCGAACTCCCCGTACTTCTTCGGTCATCAGCTGTGGGCCGAGACCCGCATCGAGCTGTTCGCGCAGTCCACCGACACCCGCCCCGACGAGCTCAAGGCCCAGGGGGTGCGCCCGCGGGTGTGGTTCGGCGAGCGCTGGATCACCTCGATCTTCGACCTGTTCGAGGAAAACGTGCGCTACTTCCCGTCGCTGCTGCCGGAGATCTCCGACGAGGATCCGGTGGCCGAACTGGCCGCCGGACGCACGCCGACGCTGCCGGAGCTGCGCCTGCACAACGGCACGGTGTACCGGTGGAACCGGCCGGTGTACGACGTTGTCAACGGCCGCCCGCACCTGCGGGTGGAGAACCGGGTGCTGCCCGCCGGGCCGACGGTGATCGACATGATGGCCAACTCCGCCTTCTACTACGGCGTGCTGCGCACCCTGTCGGAAGAGGACCGGCCGATCTGGACGAAAATGAGTTTCGCTGCGGCAGAGGAGAATTTCCACACCGCGGCGCGCCACGGCATGGACGCGCGGCTGTACTGGCCGGGGCTGGGCTCGGTGACCGCCGACGAGTTGGTGCTGCGCGCGCTGCTGCCGATGGCCCACGAGGGGCTGCGCCGCCGCGGGGTGGCCGCCGAGGTGCGCGACCGCTACCTGGGGGTCATCGAGGGCCGCGCCAAGACGGGTCGCACCGGCGCCGGCTGGCAGGTGGCCACCGTCGGGGCGCTGCAGGAGCGTGGCCTGACCCGCCCGCAGGCGCTGGCCGAGATGCTGCGGCTGTACTGCGAGCGCATGCACAGCAACGAACCCGTGCACACCTGGGACGGTCCGGCGCGCGCGTAG
- the glpK gene encoding glycerol kinase GlpK has protein sequence MLADFVAAIDQGTTSTRAMIFDHSGREVGRHQLEHEQLLPRAGWVEHNPVEIWERTASVLATALNNTKLAAADLAALGITNQRETALVWDRRTGRPLYNAIVWQDTRTDRIAAALDRDGRGDVIRRKAGLPPATYFSAGKVQWILENVDGVRDAAERGDAIFGTPDTWVLWNLTGGPRGGVHLTDVTNASRTMLMDLETLDWDDELLSFFGIPRQMLPGIASSSSPEPYGVTQGAGPLAGEIPVTGILGDQQAAMVGQVCLSAGEAKNTYGTGNFLLLNTGEKIVRSDNGLLTTVCYRFADAKPVYALEGSIAVTGSAIQWLRDQLGIISGAAQSEALARQVEDNGGVYFVPAFSGLFAPYWRSDARGAIVGLSRFNTNAHLARAALEAICYQSRDVVDAMAADSGVHLEVLKVDGGITANDLCMQIQADVLGVEVVKPVVAETTALGAAYAAGLGVGFWSDPEELRANWHEDKRWSPRWTDEQRATGYAGWQKAVQRTLDWVDVE, from the coding sequence ATGTTGGCTGACTTTGTTGCGGCGATCGACCAGGGCACCACCAGCACGCGGGCGATGATCTTCGACCATTCGGGCCGGGAGGTGGGCCGCCATCAGCTCGAACACGAGCAGCTGCTGCCCCGGGCCGGCTGGGTCGAACACAACCCGGTGGAGATCTGGGAGCGCACGGCCTCGGTGCTGGCGACCGCGCTGAACAACACCAAGCTGGCCGCCGCCGACCTGGCCGCCCTCGGCATCACCAATCAGCGCGAGACCGCGCTGGTGTGGGACCGGCGCACGGGCCGGCCGCTGTACAACGCCATCGTCTGGCAGGACACCCGCACCGACCGGATCGCCGCGGCGCTGGACCGCGACGGCCGCGGCGACGTGATCCGCCGCAAGGCCGGGTTGCCGCCGGCGACGTACTTTTCCGCGGGCAAGGTGCAGTGGATCCTGGAGAACGTCGACGGTGTGCGGGACGCCGCCGAGCGCGGTGATGCGATCTTCGGCACGCCCGACACCTGGGTGCTGTGGAACCTCACCGGCGGCCCGCGCGGCGGCGTGCACCTGACCGATGTCACCAACGCCAGCCGCACCATGCTGATGGACCTCGAGACGCTGGACTGGGACGACGAGTTGTTGTCGTTCTTCGGCATCCCGCGCCAGATGCTGCCGGGCATTGCCTCGTCGTCGTCACCGGAGCCGTACGGCGTCACCCAGGGCGCGGGTCCGCTGGCCGGCGAGATCCCGGTGACCGGCATCCTCGGCGATCAGCAGGCCGCGATGGTCGGGCAGGTGTGCCTGTCGGCAGGCGAGGCCAAGAACACCTACGGCACCGGTAACTTCCTGCTGCTCAACACCGGCGAGAAGATCGTGCGCTCGGACAACGGGTTGCTGACCACCGTGTGCTACCGCTTCGCGGACGCGAAACCCGTTTACGCGCTGGAGGGTTCGATCGCGGTCACCGGCTCGGCCATCCAGTGGCTGCGCGACCAGCTCGGCATCATCTCCGGTGCGGCGCAGAGCGAGGCGCTGGCGCGGCAGGTCGAGGACAACGGCGGGGTGTACTTCGTCCCGGCGTTCTCCGGGCTGTTCGCGCCGTACTGGCGCTCCGATGCGCGCGGCGCGATCGTCGGGCTGTCGCGGTTCAACACCAACGCGCATCTGGCCCGCGCCGCGCTGGAGGCGATCTGCTACCAGAGCCGCGATGTGGTCGACGCGATGGCGGCCGACTCGGGCGTGCATCTCGAGGTGCTCAAGGTCGACGGCGGTATCACCGCCAACGATCTGTGCATGCAGATCCAGGCCGACGTGCTGGGCGTGGAGGTGGTCAAACCCGTTGTGGCCGAGACGACCGCGCTGGGTGCGGCGTATGCGGCCGGCCTCGGCGTGGGCTTCTGGTCGGATCCCGAGGAACTGCGGGCCAACTGGCACGAGGACAAGCGCTGGTCGCCGCGCTGGACCGACGAGCAGCGCGCCACCGGGTACGCCGGCTGGCAGAAAGCCGTGCAACGCACCCTGGACTGGGTCGACGTCGAGTGA
- a CDS encoding TetR/AcrR family transcriptional regulator, with protein sequence MTSVETGVRGRTRKAILDAAMTVLSATPAASLSDIADAAEVGRSTLHRYFPERADLIRELALHVHAISNAAIAEADPLSGPPVAALRRVVESQLELGPIVAYIYVDPAVLGDPELLAHLETGDEAVIEALERACAERANTPPGWVRRAFWALLQAGFESAQQDGTPRHQIVDAIMTTLTEGAINPG encoded by the coding sequence GTGACGAGTGTCGAAACGGGCGTGCGCGGGCGGACGAGGAAGGCCATCCTCGACGCCGCGATGACCGTGCTGTCCGCGACCCCCGCGGCCTCGCTGTCCGACATCGCCGACGCGGCCGAGGTGGGCCGCAGCACCCTGCACCGTTACTTTCCCGAGCGCGCCGACCTGATCCGCGAGCTCGCCCTGCACGTCCACGCGATCAGCAACGCCGCGATCGCCGAGGCCGACCCACTGAGCGGACCGCCGGTGGCCGCACTGCGCCGGGTGGTCGAATCCCAGCTGGAGCTGGGGCCCATCGTCGCCTACATCTACGTCGACCCCGCGGTCTTGGGCGACCCGGAACTGCTGGCGCACCTCGAGACCGGCGACGAGGCCGTCATCGAGGCGCTCGAGCGCGCCTGCGCCGAACGCGCGAACACCCCGCCCGGCTGGGTGCGACGCGCGTTCTGGGCGCTGCTGCAGGCCGGCTTCGAATCGGCGCAGCAGGATGGCACCCCGCGCCATCAGATCGTCGACGCCATCATGACCACCCTCACCGAGGGCGCCATCAACCCCGGCTGA
- a CDS encoding WS/DGAT/MGAT family O-acyltransferase, whose protein sequence is MDKLTTLDAGFLEAEDSDPHVSLAIGGLAILEGPMPDPAAQLETLGRRIRACPRFMQRLRRRPFDLGAPEWEDDPHFDLANHVRRVAVPSPGRDRELYDLVAEVMSWRLNRSGPLWEIWVIEGLREGRWAMLMKVHHCIADGIATVHMLAGLSDDGIRDSFADQIRAAAQPRPTGLRSPADLNPLAWLSGLWGVSGAAVRAVRGAGEIATGLLRPSPSSLNGPLSGLRRYHAARVALDDVRQVCQSFDVTINDVALAALTESYRALLLRRGEQPLPDSLRTLVPVSLRTADALDQPDNRVSLMLPYLPVDEANPVERLRKVHARLARTKRTGQRQAGGAITAVTDRIPFPLTAWTVRLLTRLPQRGIVSVATNVPGPREPLRIMGRKVIRVLPVPPIAMQLRTGVAMLSYAEHLHFGILADFDAVPELDEFARGVEDAVARLVASSKRPRATRHLSLVVSN, encoded by the coding sequence ATGGACAAGTTGACGACCCTGGATGCGGGTTTCCTCGAGGCGGAGGACTCCGACCCGCACGTCAGCCTCGCGATCGGCGGCCTGGCCATCCTCGAGGGGCCGATGCCCGACCCCGCCGCGCAACTCGAGACGCTGGGCCGCCGCATCCGGGCCTGCCCGCGGTTCATGCAGCGGCTGCGTCGTCGGCCGTTTGACCTGGGGGCACCCGAATGGGAGGACGATCCGCACTTCGACCTGGCCAACCACGTGCGGCGGGTCGCCGTGCCGAGTCCCGGCCGCGACCGCGAACTCTACGACCTGGTCGCCGAGGTGATGTCCTGGCGGCTCAACCGCAGCGGCCCGCTGTGGGAGATCTGGGTCATCGAGGGGCTGCGCGAGGGCCGGTGGGCCATGTTGATGAAGGTCCACCACTGCATCGCCGACGGGATCGCCACCGTCCACATGCTCGCCGGACTGTCCGACGACGGCATCCGCGACAGCTTCGCCGACCAGATCCGTGCGGCCGCCCAACCCCGCCCGACCGGGCTGCGCAGCCCCGCCGACCTGAATCCGCTGGCCTGGCTCAGCGGGCTGTGGGGCGTGTCCGGGGCCGCCGTGCGCGCGGTGCGCGGCGCGGGTGAGATCGCCACCGGCCTGCTGCGCCCGAGCCCGTCGTCGCTGAACGGGCCGCTGTCGGGGCTGCGCCGCTACCACGCGGCCCGGGTGGCCCTCGACGACGTGCGGCAGGTGTGCCAGTCCTTCGACGTCACCATCAACGACGTCGCGCTGGCGGCGCTGACCGAGAGTTACCGCGCGCTGCTGCTGCGCCGGGGCGAGCAGCCGCTACCCGATTCGCTGCGCACCCTGGTGCCGGTGTCGCTGCGGACGGCCGATGCCCTCGATCAACCCGACAACCGGGTGTCGCTGATGCTGCCGTACCTGCCCGTCGACGAGGCCAACCCGGTCGAGCGGCTGCGCAAGGTGCACGCGCGGCTGGCCCGCACCAAGCGCACCGGGCAGCGGCAGGCCGGCGGCGCCATCACCGCGGTGACCGACCGCATCCCGTTCCCGCTGACGGCGTGGACGGTGCGGCTGCTGACCCGGCTGCCGCAGCGCGGCATCGTCTCGGTGGCCACCAACGTGCCCGGGCCCCGCGAACCACTGCGGATCATGGGCCGCAAGGTGATTCGGGTGCTGCCCGTGCCGCCGATCGCCATGCAGCTGCGCACCGGCGTCGCCATGCTCAGCTACGCCGAGCACCTGCACTTCGGCATCCTCGCCGACTTCGACGCCGTGCCCGAACTCGACGAGTTCGCCCGTGGCGTGGAGGACGCGGTGGCCCGGCTGGTGGCCAGCAGCAAACGGCCGCGGGCCACCCGCCATCTGTCGTTGGTGGTCAGCAACTAG
- a CDS encoding class I SAM-dependent methyltransferase, which yields MDWDSVYREEGDIPGPPPWNIGEPQPELAALIEQGKITGTVLDAGCGYAELSLALAERGMTVVGIELTPTAVAAARKAAEERGLSTATFVQDDITTFTGFDEKFDTIVDSTLFHSLPLEGRDGYLRSALRAAAPGARFYILVFAKGAFPAELETKPNEVDEAELREAVGKHWTIDEIRPAAIHANMPEMPGIPVPPFPRDEQGRIKMPAFLLSAHKPA from the coding sequence ATGGACTGGGACAGCGTCTACCGCGAAGAGGGCGATATTCCGGGGCCGCCGCCGTGGAACATCGGGGAACCGCAACCCGAACTCGCGGCGCTGATCGAGCAGGGCAAGATCACCGGCACGGTGCTCGACGCCGGCTGCGGCTACGCCGAGTTGTCACTGGCACTGGCCGAGCGCGGGATGACCGTGGTCGGTATCGAGTTGACGCCGACGGCGGTGGCCGCGGCCCGCAAGGCCGCCGAGGAGCGCGGGCTGAGCACCGCGACGTTCGTCCAGGACGACATCACCACGTTCACCGGGTTCGACGAGAAGTTCGACACCATCGTCGACAGCACGCTGTTCCACTCACTGCCCCTCGAGGGCCGCGACGGCTACCTGCGCTCGGCGCTGCGCGCCGCCGCACCCGGGGCGCGGTTCTACATCCTGGTGTTCGCCAAGGGCGCGTTCCCGGCGGAGCTGGAGACCAAGCCCAACGAGGTCGACGAGGCCGAACTGCGCGAAGCCGTCGGCAAGCACTGGACGATCGACGAGATCCGCCCCGCCGCCATCCACGCCAATATGCCTGAGATGCCGGGGATTCCGGTGCCGCCGTTCCCCCGCGACGAGCAGGGCCGGATCAAGATGCCGGCGTTCCTGCTCAGCGCGCACAAGCCCGCCTAG
- the lfrA gene encoding efflux MFS transporter LfrA: protein MSTRLDAADSAASPESTPRTAWFALAVLILPVLLVAIDNTVLAFALPAIAEDFRPPATTQLWIVDVYSLVLAALLVPMGSLGDRIGRRRLLLIGATGFAVASAVAAFSPTAEALVGARALLGVFGAMLLPQTLSLIRNIFTESAARRLAIAIWASCFAAGSALGPIVGGALLEHFHWGAVFLVAIPILLPLLIFAPRVVPESRDPNPGPLDLISVTLAFVAMLPFVWAIKIAAHDGLSAAALAGFTLGIAAGVLFVRRQNRSQTPMLDMKLFAYGPFSSSILANFLSIVGLIGFLFFISQHLQLVLGLSPLTAGLITLPGAVMSMAGGLAVVRLARWFAPQTLIIAGLVLVSVGFLLILLFRHDLNVVAIIASFVVLELGVGVSQTVSNDTIVSSVPPAKAGAASAVSETAYELGAVVGTATLGTIFTAFYRTNVDVPAKLSAEHANAAGESIGGAVSVAEELPPALGEQLLESARLAFDAGIAPTAAIAAGLTATAAVAVAYAFRRT from the coding sequence ATGTCCACCCGACTCGATGCCGCCGATTCCGCGGCATCACCGGAATCCACCCCGCGCACCGCCTGGTTCGCGCTGGCCGTGTTGATCCTGCCGGTGCTGTTGGTGGCGATCGACAACACCGTGCTGGCCTTCGCGCTGCCCGCGATCGCCGAGGACTTCCGCCCGCCGGCGACCACGCAACTCTGGATCGTCGACGTGTACTCCCTGGTGCTGGCCGCGCTGCTGGTGCCGATGGGCAGCCTCGGCGACCGCATCGGTCGGCGCCGGCTGCTGCTGATCGGCGCCACCGGTTTCGCGGTGGCCTCGGCGGTGGCCGCGTTCTCACCCACCGCGGAGGCCCTGGTCGGGGCACGGGCGCTGCTCGGCGTGTTCGGCGCCATGCTGCTGCCGCAGACGCTGTCGCTGATCCGCAACATCTTCACCGAGTCCGCCGCGCGCCGGTTGGCCATCGCCATCTGGGCGTCCTGCTTCGCCGCCGGCTCGGCGCTCGGTCCGATCGTCGGCGGCGCGCTGCTCGAGCACTTCCACTGGGGCGCGGTGTTCCTGGTCGCGATCCCGATCCTGTTGCCGCTGTTGATCTTCGCGCCGCGGGTGGTGCCCGAATCCCGCGATCCGAACCCCGGACCGCTGGACCTGATCAGCGTGACGCTGGCGTTCGTCGCGATGCTGCCGTTCGTCTGGGCCATCAAGATCGCCGCGCACGACGGGCTGTCGGCGGCCGCGCTCGCCGGGTTCACCCTCGGCATCGCCGCCGGTGTGCTGTTCGTACGACGACAGAACCGCAGCCAGACCCCGATGCTCGACATGAAGCTGTTCGCCTACGGCCCGTTCAGCTCGTCGATCCTGGCCAACTTCCTGTCCATCGTCGGCCTGATCGGCTTCCTGTTCTTCATCTCCCAGCACCTGCAGTTGGTCCTGGGCCTCTCGCCGCTGACGGCCGGGCTGATCACGCTGCCCGGCGCGGTGATGTCGATGGCCGGCGGCCTGGCGGTGGTGCGGCTGGCGCGCTGGTTCGCCCCGCAGACACTGATCATCGCCGGGCTGGTGCTGGTCTCGGTCGGCTTCCTGCTGATCCTGCTGTTCCGCCACGACCTGAACGTGGTCGCGATCATCGCGTCGTTCGTGGTGCTCGAGCTGGGCGTCGGGGTGTCGCAGACGGTGTCCAACGACACCATCGTCAGCTCGGTGCCACCTGCGAAAGCCGGTGCCGCCTCGGCGGTTTCGGAGACCGCCTACGAGCTGGGCGCCGTCGTCGGCACCGCGACGCTGGGCACCATCTTCACGGCGTTCTACCGCACCAACGTCGACGTGCCCGCCAAGCTCTCCGCCGAGCACGCCAACGCCGCCGGCGAGAGCATCGGCGGCGCCGTCAGCGTGGCCGAGGAGTTACCCCCGGCACTCGGCGAGCAACTGCTCGAGTCGGCCCGGTTGGCGTTCGACGCGGGGATCGCGCCCACCGCGGCGATCGCGGCGGGCCTGACCGCGACGGCCGCCGTCGCGGTGGCGTACGCCTTCCGCCGCACGTGA